In uncultured Bacteroides sp., the following proteins share a genomic window:
- a CDS encoding glycosyltransferase family 4 protein, which translates to MKEKNVIMIASVFPPEPVVSAIIAGDVANELSKRYNVTVLCPKSSRPLGFKFDKDMETEAEKPYKRITLDSYVFPESKLIGRFIEILSMGKHAVKYLKEHHKEVDLIYNAPWPLFGRYMVALTARKYNIPYITPVQDLYPEALLAKIPKWKWFQWLVLKLLSPFDRVTLRNAAKVYTISDKMKTYLMKTRGMDEDRFVVVRHWQNEEMFIKYHEEHYVTARNAGSFTFMYCGNIGPLAGIELVIDAFVKANIADTRLIIAGSGSAKEGLQKRAMLYPETDIQFMEVPNGKVPEIQDKADMMVLPIKKGFSASSIPSKLPAYMLSAKPVIACVDCDSDTAISITEGKCGWAIEPENIDQLVDSFNKAVKMDKNELMEMGQNGLKYAMANFSRKNNFPKLCKVYEDILENS; encoded by the coding sequence ATGAAAGAGAAGAATGTAATAATGATTGCTTCTGTATTTCCGCCAGAACCAGTAGTATCTGCTATTATAGCCGGTGATGTGGCCAATGAGCTATCAAAGAGATATAATGTGACAGTTCTATGTCCGAAATCATCCCGCCCGTTGGGCTTTAAGTTTGACAAGGATATGGAAACTGAAGCAGAGAAACCATATAAGCGTATAACATTGGACTCGTATGTTTTTCCGGAATCAAAGCTTATAGGCCGGTTTATTGAAATATTGAGCATGGGGAAACATGCTGTGAAATACCTGAAAGAACATCATAAGGAGGTTGATCTGATTTATAATGCTCCATGGCCATTGTTTGGCAGATATATGGTGGCGCTGACAGCTAGAAAATATAATATACCATACATCACTCCTGTACAGGATCTTTATCCTGAAGCTTTACTCGCAAAAATACCTAAATGGAAGTGGTTTCAATGGCTGGTATTAAAATTACTATCACCTTTTGATAGGGTAACTTTGCGAAATGCTGCTAAGGTATATACAATTTCAGATAAGATGAAAACATATCTTATGAAGACACGTGGTATGGACGAAGATAGATTTGTAGTTGTGAGGCATTGGCAGAATGAGGAAATGTTTATAAAATATCATGAGGAACATTATGTAACAGCGAGAAATGCAGGCTCTTTTACTTTTATGTATTGTGGAAACATTGGTCCTCTGGCTGGAATTGAATTGGTGATAGATGCGTTTGTGAAAGCAAATATAGCTGATACTCGTTTGATAATAGCAGGTTCAGGTTCGGCAAAAGAGGGCTTACAAAAACGGGCAATGCTTTATCCGGAAACAGATATTCAATTTATGGAAGTTCCAAATGGGAAAGTCCCTGAAATTCAGGATAAGGCAGATATGATGGTACTTCCTATTAAAAAAGGATTCTCAGCTTCATCAATACCAAGTAAATTGCCAGCGTATATGCTTTCTGCTAAACCAGTTATTGCATGTGTGGATTGTGATAGTGATACTGCCATATCTATTACAGAAGGTAAATGTGGATGGGCGATTGAACCTGAAAATATTGATCAGCTTGTTGACAGTTTTAATAAAGCTGTAAAGATGGATAAAAATGAGTTGATGGAGATGGGACAGAATGGTTTAAAATATGCCATGGCTAATTTCTCACGTAAAAACAACTTCCCTAAACTTTGTAAAGTTTATGAAGATATTCTTGAAAATAGTTGA
- a CDS encoding HAD-IIIA family hydrolase, whose product MKIVFIAGGKGTRIASVNNEIPKAMIPVNGKPVMEYQVELAKRYGYTDFIFVTGHLGDVIRNYFGDGTKWGVKIEYFQETSPLGTAGAMRFLSDLLVDDFFVFYADTIMDIALDEMLAFHKKNNADATLLVHPNDHPYDSDIIDLDDTGVIKHIFIKPHPDNFVSRNMVNASLFILSPKIIKYIPEGHKSDFEKDVFPVCLADSLKMYGYVSFEYIKDMGTPDRYQSVCRDVDSGRVCRSNRKNKRPAIFLDRDGVINKEINLLSDASQLELILGAADAIRLINKAGYLAIVVTNQPVIARNLCSIDELNLIHDTLETKLGKEGAYLNAIYYCPHHPDGGYSEERKEYKVICECRKPKPGLLLKAADDWNIDMEASYVIGDKISDVGAGINAGVKHNILIEQNKDNALLEAVKDIFGCN is encoded by the coding sequence ATGAAGATTGTATTTATAGCTGGTGGTAAAGGGACTCGTATAGCTTCTGTGAATAATGAGATTCCAAAAGCGATGATTCCTGTTAACGGGAAGCCTGTGATGGAGTATCAGGTGGAACTGGCAAAACGATATGGATACACTGACTTTATTTTTGTGACAGGGCATTTGGGAGATGTGATTCGTAATTATTTTGGAGACGGGACGAAATGGGGGGTGAAAATTGAATACTTTCAGGAGACATCTCCTTTGGGTACTGCCGGTGCTATGAGATTTCTTTCTGACTTGCTGGTGGATGATTTTTTTGTATTCTATGCTGATACAATAATGGATATAGCTTTAGATGAGATGCTGGCTTTTCATAAAAAGAATAATGCTGATGCAACGCTGCTTGTTCATCCGAATGATCATCCTTACGATTCGGATATAATAGATTTGGATGATACCGGGGTTATTAAGCATATTTTCATTAAACCTCATCCGGACAATTTTGTGAGCAGGAATATGGTTAATGCCTCCTTATTTATTTTGTCTCCAAAAATAATTAAGTACATCCCGGAGGGCCATAAATCGGATTTTGAAAAGGATGTTTTTCCAGTGTGTCTTGCAGATAGCTTAAAGATGTATGGTTACGTGTCATTTGAATATATAAAAGATATGGGAACTCCCGACCGTTACCAGAGTGTATGCAGGGACGTTGACTCAGGAAGGGTGTGCCGGAGTAACAGGAAGAATAAGCGACCGGCTATTTTTTTAGACAGAGATGGGGTTATTAATAAGGAAATTAATTTATTAAGTGATGCCTCTCAACTGGAACTTATACTAGGTGCTGCAGATGCTATCCGCTTAATTAACAAAGCCGGATATCTGGCAATTGTTGTAACGAATCAACCGGTTATTGCCAGGAACCTGTGCAGTATTGATGAACTGAATTTAATTCATGACACGCTGGAAACAAAATTGGGCAAGGAGGGTGCGTATCTGAATGCAATTTATTATTGTCCGCACCATCCTGACGGAGGTTATTCTGAGGAAAGAAAAGAATATAAAGTAATATGTGAATGCCGTAAACCAAAGCCGGGACTTCTTTTAAAGGCTGCTGATGACTGGAATATTGATATGGAAGCATCATATGTGATTGGTGACAAAATCAGCGATGTGGGGGCCGGTATAAATGCTGGTGTAAAACACAATATATTGATAGAACAAAATAAAGATAATGCTTTGCTGGAAGCTGTTAAAGATATTTTTGGTTGTAATTAA
- a CDS encoding D-sedoheptulose 7-phosphate isomerase, which produces MDNKGIINNRISEHLLVMQELQKDGSLLEILSKAATKIIDSFQGGNSVYFCGNGGSAADAQHLAAEFSGKFYIDRPVLPSEALHCNSSYMTAVSNDYSYDIVYARLISGIGRSGDVLVGLSTSGNSRNVIEAFNVCRDKGIYTVALLGNGGGKMAKLADYCLIVPSNNTPRIQEMHIMLGHILCEIVESSIFGGKK; this is translated from the coding sequence ATGGACAACAAAGGAATTATAAACAACAGAATAAGTGAACATCTTTTGGTAATGCAGGAGTTGCAAAAAGATGGTTCACTTTTGGAAATACTATCTAAAGCTGCGACTAAAATAATAGATAGTTTTCAGGGGGGGAATAGTGTATACTTTTGTGGCAATGGCGGAAGTGCTGCTGATGCTCAACATCTGGCTGCCGAGTTCTCGGGCAAGTTCTATATAGACCGCCCGGTTTTGCCTTCTGAAGCCCTTCATTGCAATTCTTCATATATGACTGCTGTCTCAAATGACTATTCATATGATATTGTTTATGCGCGCCTGATTTCGGGTATAGGAAGATCAGGAGATGTGCTTGTGGGACTTTCTACTTCCGGGAATTCCAGAAATGTAATTGAAGCATTTAATGTTTGCAGGGACAAAGGGATATATACTGTGGCATTGCTGGGTAATGGTGGTGGAAAGATGGCCAAACTGGCAGATTATTGCTTGATTGTTCCATCAAATAACACTCCCAGAATTCAGGAGATGCATATTATGCTGGGCCATATTCTTTGTGAAATTGTGGAATCTTCAATTTTTGGAGGAAAGAAATGA
- a CDS encoding dehydrogenase, with protein MNIYRSKAPFRLGIAGGGTDVSPYSDIYGGAILNATVNLYSYATIRPLNNGKIRFVHINEGVVEELDAVSELPIEGHLLLQRGIYNSIVKNYNEGKPLSFELTTYMDVPSGSGLGTSSTVCVTILGAFREWLKLPLGEYDVANYAYEIERKDLKMQGGKQDQYAATFGGVNFMEFFKADKVIVNPLRIRKDILNEWGMNTVLYCTNSFRKSEKIIEEQSQNVINKNESSIKAMHQVKRNAYHIKNFLLKNEMNEFGKALNASWESKKKMASSISSPEIDSIYQTALNNGALGGKISGAGGGGFMFFYCPGNTRYNVIDALENLYKGKVYQIEFIEQGLTTWTTKEL; from the coding sequence ATGAATATTTATAGAAGTAAAGCTCCTTTCCGGTTAGGTATAGCCGGTGGCGGTACAGACGTTTCACCTTATTCTGATATTTATGGTGGTGCTATATTAAATGCAACCGTAAACCTTTATTCTTATGCAACAATCAGACCATTAAATAATGGGAAAATACGTTTTGTACATATAAATGAAGGGGTGGTTGAAGAGCTTGATGCTGTAAGCGAATTGCCGATAGAAGGGCATTTATTGCTTCAACGGGGCATTTATAACTCAATAGTGAAGAATTATAATGAAGGGAAACCTCTTTCCTTTGAGCTCACCACCTATATGGATGTGCCGTCGGGATCAGGATTAGGAACATCCTCAACTGTATGTGTGACAATTCTAGGCGCATTCCGGGAGTGGCTGAAATTGCCACTGGGAGAATATGATGTTGCTAATTATGCCTACGAGATTGAGAGGAAAGATTTGAAAATGCAAGGTGGTAAGCAGGATCAATATGCTGCTACTTTTGGTGGTGTAAACTTTATGGAGTTTTTTAAAGCGGATAAGGTGATTGTAAATCCATTACGTATTCGAAAGGATATTCTGAATGAATGGGGGATGAATACGGTTCTTTACTGTACAAACTCCTTTAGAAAATCGGAAAAGATAATTGAAGAGCAGTCTCAGAATGTGATCAATAAGAATGAAAGTTCGATAAAGGCTATGCATCAGGTAAAAAGGAATGCGTATCATATAAAAAACTTTCTGCTTAAGAATGAAATGAATGAATTTGGAAAGGCGCTGAATGCTAGTTGGGAAAGCAAGAAGAAAATGGCAAGTTCTATTTCATCTCCTGAAATAGATTCGATATATCAGACTGCATTGAATAATGGTGCGCTTGGAGGTAAGATTTCGGGCGCTGGCGGAGGTGGCTTTATGTTCTTTTATTGTCCGGGCAACACCAGATACAATGTAATAGATGCTTTGGAAAATTTATATAAGGGAAAGGTTTATCAGATTGAATTTATAGAACAAGGATTAACCACATGGACAACAAAGGAATTATAA
- a CDS encoding O-antigen ligase family protein, giving the protein MISKRLVIFIYMIAVIGIIAVQLTPWGLQLNIYNALRQVLIVMSYAIAFFYAIPFFTNIIRYKQLKIHLVCLFFALIPVFLFQSMDFKVDISHLQELFLPLLILMVSTSNLLSKNSFVFLCAWFIFLMTISACTIVYTYAPTLQINEFYFPIPKNQISPIYAVASLLALYLAFKVKGKKKIFYAVCCLILILSIFIIRGRSNILALSVVVIIFNLYYLKKKKYLLILLGITVLIIIPLFWKQIYDSLFLNYDISDMNSISTGRTDVYKSGIKFFLDHPFDGRLFQRIPNPYAMIHNYFLVNLVEYGLIISIPVFFLYFSYIRYSILNIRFNTFSIYDAGPFIMTELYIVSLFEYSYPYSPGSATIFPFFLLGQCIIRNNHRYR; this is encoded by the coding sequence ATGATAAGTAAGAGACTCGTTATATTTATATATATGATTGCAGTGATTGGAATCATTGCGGTTCAACTGACGCCCTGGGGGTTGCAATTGAATATATATAATGCGTTACGACAAGTATTGATTGTAATGTCTTACGCGATTGCTTTCTTTTATGCGATACCTTTTTTTACAAATATAATCAGGTACAAGCAACTGAAGATACATCTTGTTTGTCTGTTTTTTGCTCTTATTCCCGTGTTTCTTTTTCAGTCTATGGATTTTAAGGTAGACATATCACATTTGCAGGAGTTGTTTTTGCCTTTACTGATCTTAATGGTTTCTACCAGTAATTTATTGAGTAAAAACAGTTTTGTTTTTTTGTGTGCCTGGTTTATATTTCTGATGACCATCTCTGCATGTACGATAGTTTATACTTATGCTCCGACTCTTCAAATCAATGAATTTTATTTCCCTATTCCAAAAAATCAGATATCGCCTATATATGCTGTAGCTTCGCTTCTTGCTCTATATCTTGCTTTTAAAGTAAAAGGGAAAAAAAAGATTTTTTATGCTGTTTGTTGCTTAATACTGATTCTTTCAATTTTTATTATCAGAGGACGGTCTAATATTCTTGCTTTGTCTGTTGTTGTTATTATATTTAATCTTTATTATTTAAAAAAGAAGAAATACCTTCTTATCCTGTTGGGAATAACCGTTCTGATTATAATTCCACTATTCTGGAAACAAATATATGATTCCTTGTTTTTAAATTACGATATTTCTGATATGAATTCCATCTCGACAGGAAGAACTGATGTTTATAAATCGGGTATAAAATTCTTTCTTGATCATCCTTTTGACGGACGTCTTTTTCAAAGAATACCAAATCCGTATGCAATGATTCATAACTATTTCCTTGTAAATCTTGTGGAGTATGGCTTAATAATTTCAATACCAGTGTTTTTTCTCTATTTTAGTTATATCAGATATTCCATTCTGAATATTAGATTCAATACCTTTTCAATATATGATGCAGGCCCTTTTATTATGACAGAACTGTATATTGTTAGTCTGTTTGAATATTCATATCCATATTCCCCCGGAAGCGCAACCATATTTCCTTTTTTCCTTTTAGGACAATGCATAATAAGGAACAATCACAGATACAGATAA
- a CDS encoding glycosyltransferase family 2 protein — protein sequence MTENPVISVIIPLYNAEACIERCVHSVQSQTVTDIEIILVDDGSSDKSGLIADRMASEDSRIKVIHNANGGPGFARNSGIEAARGRFISFVDSDDWVESFFLEVMLKGSMEIDADISVSGVCVDYIKEKRSEINSVKTSLKELESKNIGKLYWQLHELGISNYVWNKLYKKEFLVSNKLRFVLDTVLAEDLLFNLTAFKKASVAFVTDCVAYHYVCNEKTTLTAKYHKHLFDLNKRRWAAYNDFFSYFNITDSDSVSSLNAIILTDSAQEVVNLYKPEAQLKRRERVSLIKGNTFQKKDLIISSVTDLSQFTIHCRLFYYLLFSNPQIMERVFSMMFFLRYHFKPVYYKVKKYLISGTK from the coding sequence ATGACTGAGAATCCTGTTATTTCAGTTATCATCCCGCTCTACAATGCTGAAGCGTGTATAGAGAGATGTGTTCACAGTGTGCAGAGCCAGACTGTAACTGATATTGAAATAATATTGGTGGATGATGGATCGTCTGATAAATCGGGATTAATAGCCGACCGGATGGCCTCTGAGGACTCGAGAATAAAAGTGATACACAATGCAAATGGCGGACCCGGTTTTGCAAGAAATTCGGGTATTGAGGCTGCAAGAGGCCGATTTATCTCTTTTGTTGATTCTGATGACTGGGTAGAAAGCTTCTTCCTGGAAGTAATGCTTAAAGGAAGTATGGAAATTGATGCAGATATTTCTGTGAGTGGTGTTTGTGTTGATTATATTAAGGAAAAAAGGTCTGAAATAAATTCTGTTAAGACCTCGCTGAAAGAGTTGGAATCAAAGAATATAGGAAAACTTTACTGGCAGCTTCATGAGCTTGGAATTTCAAACTATGTGTGGAACAAATTATATAAAAAGGAGTTCCTGGTTTCTAATAAACTTCGCTTTGTATTAGATACTGTGCTTGCAGAAGATCTTTTATTTAACCTGACAGCTTTTAAGAAAGCATCGGTTGCTTTTGTGACAGACTGTGTAGCTTATCATTATGTGTGTAATGAGAAAACGACTCTTACAGCGAAATATCATAAGCATCTCTTTGATTTGAATAAACGAAGATGGGCTGCCTACAATGACTTTTTTTCTTATTTCAATATAACCGACAGTGACTCAGTATCCAGTCTTAATGCTATTATTCTAACCGACTCAGCGCAGGAAGTAGTGAACCTGTACAAGCCGGAAGCTCAGTTAAAACGTAGGGAGAGGGTTTCACTGATTAAGGGAAATACTTTTCAGAAGAAGGATCTGATTATTTCTTCAGTAACTGATTTAAGTCAGTTTACCATTCATTGCCGGCTGTTTTACTATCTGTTGTTCTCAAATCCACAAATAATGGAGAGAGTATTTTCTATGATGTTTTTCTTAAGATATCACTTTAAGCCAGTTTATTATAAGGTGAAGAAATATTTAATAAGTGGAACTAAATAA